One Arachis hypogaea cultivar Tifrunner chromosome 2, arahy.Tifrunner.gnm2.J5K5, whole genome shotgun sequence genomic window, CAGaaagtggtggacattttggtcctcaaagaacagctagaaaaattttagactgtggattctggtggcccacactATTTAAGGATGTAGCTATTTTCTGTAAATCTTGCTCCCCATGTcagaggtttggtaatatatccaagagggatgaaatgcccCAACAATCCATgttgttctgtgaaatttttgatgtctggggaattgacttcatgggtccatttccaaactctaatggtttcttATATGTACTGttggctgtggattatgtttctaaatgggtggaagctatttccacctgtactgatgatgctaacactgttgtttcctttgttcaaaataatattatctatcgctttggatcaccacgagcaatcgtgagcgatcaaggcactcacttttgcaataggagactaacaggtttactgaagaaacatgggattgttcacaaagtagcaaccgCCTACCATCCACAgtccaatggacaagcagaggtgtctaacagagagataaagtgtaTCTTGGAAAAGGTcgtcaagcctcatagaaaggactggagtTTCAGACTTGtagatgcgctttgggcttataggacagcatacaagacaccgatcggaatgagtcccttccgcttagtttacgGAAAGGCCTGTCACCTTCTAGTGGAGATAGAACATAAAGCCTTCTGGGCGGTACGGGAATGTAACATGGGATTAGAGATAGCCGGAGCGGAGAGAAAGCTGCAACTACAGGAATTAGAAAGCCTTTGCCTGGAAGCATATGAGAACTCCAAGCTATACAAGGATGGGGTGAAGGTTGTGCATGACAAGAACATCAATCGCAGATACTTCAGACCTGGTGAgttagttctcctttacaactcaaggttgagacTTATGCTAGGCAAGCTGAGATCTAGGTGGGAAGGCCCCTATAGGGTGGAAAAGGCTGAACCATATGACGTCTTTTACCTACGCCATCCCTCAAGCCCCAAGATCCTCAAAGTTAATGGTCACCGCCTGAAgttgtaccatggtgagaagatgcACAACAAGAAGGAACTGGAAATCTTCCTCCTGGAAGATCCACCATCAGCAGACGACTGAGcctgtggaccgtccaacttaaggaagttaaagcaaagtgctaggtgggagacaacccaccatggtatgatcgttcctttctctcttcttagtttcattttagtgactcttctcaatattacTGGATATAGTCTGCATTTTcatctgcatattgcatatataaaaaaatgggAGAAAGTTGCGTGGGAGCTGTGAAGGAATTGTGCCTTACGCACAAATAACGCAACGCATACACGTCCCTCACACGTGCGCGTCCAGTTGCGATTCTGgaaacccacgcgtaagcgtcaatgacgcgcacacgtggccctgaaaatcgacgtaaaaagtgTATTGGCCGAAAGTTGTGATGGCCTGGTGCTggcactgtgctagaggcacaaaatcacgcatgcgtacgcgtccctgacgcgtgtgtGTCATTTTCAGTTTTTGAtcactcacgcgtgcgcgtgcctgacgcgcacacGTCGTATGCAATTTTGGCCCACCACACAAAATGCACCGAGAGTTGTGCGTGCACGGGGCTGCTCGCGTGCGATTCGCACAATCAGGAGCACGCGTACGTGAGCTAGACGCCTACGCGTCGCCTTCCCCTtgtgcgacccacgcgtacgcgtgcagtatGCATGCGCGTCGCTCGCGCAACACCACTAGATCCATGCGCCGCCCAGTTTCCTATCTTTTCTTTctcaatcctaatttcttccttcttcttcctcattctttcttttctttcttctttattctccattctttttcttcttctttctttactcttttcttctttttttcccttcCCTCATATTTTCTCCCATTCACATCCTCCCTTACCTCTCTCCCTATCACCTTCTTCTCaaggttctttctttctattctctttctttccttcttactatttatctatttttgcattattttaattggtgttagaaatctaattgggtgatcattttcttctatattttcttgtggattattaaggagttATTTGACAATTAACATTAATTATTCTTAGGTTGCATGCATGTTTGGATTTAATACTTTCCCTAACATATTTTAcatgcacaccaagtatttgtGAAAAGCCCGTTTGGCATTGTGAACTattaattattctatccttctcCTCTAAATTCCTGTTTTTCATAAAAcccttgaattattttattgattgaatataattgtcaatacaaacgtgattgttagtttgttatgagtgataatacattttggctattaatgcttgatctatgctactcatgcctttgccggcatgctaataaacatcttgcatctaattgccttaatatatcatgctatatttctattgatgtCCTAATTGCATGAGGTCGTAACCATGTGataacgacattcttctttaccttggcatggATTATCACTTTTACTTTCCTcctccttgctctaaccctttgAATTACATGTTacctttctttttctcccttttcaggatggccaccaagaagggcaaAGAGAAAGCCGCTAACAGACCACCGGCGAGGAGAGGAACAAAATAAGTGCTAGCTGCAGAACCATCCTCAACATTAGTCAAGCCATCAACAAAGCaggtcaagaggatcatcaaggtcaatgaaacagagaaggcctttccagcaagggacactgcgcggttcactaaccgctactgtgagcagatgttccccatcctggctgagcggAACTACAATAATGAGCACCTACTCACCCACCCTACTcactgaagagagaacttttgcgtggtctagaaattcacagataaatcctcgttgcaagtatagcttctaaaccaacaaaagtcctttcttacaaacgttttggttgtca contains:
- the LOC112722227 gene encoding uncharacterized protein → MSADCKEAFDKLKTTLTQAPIVRGPDWSQPFEIMCDASNYAVGVALAQREVEIEHKAFWAVRECNMGLEIAGAERKLQLQELESLCLEAYENSKLYKDGVKVVHDKNINRRYFRPGELVLLYNSRLRLMLGKLRSRWEGPYRVEKAEPYDVFYLRHPSSPKILKVNGHRLKLYHGEKMHNKKELEIFLLEDPPSADD